One part of the Sciurus carolinensis chromosome 4, mSciCar1.2, whole genome shotgun sequence genome encodes these proteins:
- the Elfn2 gene encoding LOW QUALITY PROTEIN: protein phosphatase 1 regulatory subunit 29 (The sequence of the model RefSeq protein was modified relative to this genomic sequence to represent the inferred CDS: inserted 1 base in 1 codon) → MLRLGLCAAALLCVCGPGAVRADCWLIEGDKGYVWLAICSQNQPPYETIPQHINSTVHDLRLNENKLKAVLYSSLNRFGNLTDLNLTKNEISYIEDGAFLGQSSLQVLQLGYNRLSNLTEGMLRGMGRLQFLFVQHNLIEVVTPAAFSECPSLISIDLSSNRLSRLDGATFASLASLMVCELAGNPFNCECDLFGFLAWLVVFNNVTKNYDRLQCESPXEFAGYPLLVPRPYHSLNAITVLQAKCRNGSLPARPVSHPTPYSTDAQREPDENSGFNPDEILSVEPPASSTTDASAGPAIKLHHVTFTSATLVVIIPHPYSKMYVLVQYNSSYFSDVMTLKNKKEIVTLDKLRAHTEYTFCVTSLRNSRRFNHTCLTFTTRDPVPGDLAPSTSTTTHYIMTILGCLFGMVIVLGAVYYCLRKRRMQEEKQKSVNVKKTILEMRYGADVDAGSIVHAAQKLGEPPVLPVARMSSIPSMIGEKLPASKGLEAGLDTPKVATKGNYIEVRTGAAGDGLARPEDDLPDLENGQGSAAEISTIAKEVDKVNQIINNCIDALKLDSASFLGGGSGGGDPELAFECQSLPAAATPSAAAAPGALERPSFLSPPYKESSHHPLQRQLSADAAVTRKTCSVSSSGSIKSAKVFSLDVPDHPATTGLAKGDSKYIEKGSPLNSPLDRLPLVPAGGGGGGGGAVHHLEVKPAYHCSEHRHSFPALYYEEGADSLSQRVSFLKPLTRAKRDSTYSQLSPRHYYSGYSSSPEYSSESTHKIWERFRPYKKHHREEAYVAAGHALRKKVQFAKDEDLHDILDYWKGVSAQQKL, encoded by the exons ATGCTGCGCCTGGGGCTGTGCGCGGCCGCGCTGCTGTGCGTGTGCGGGCCGGGGGCCGTGCGCGCTGACTGCTGGCTCATCGAGGGGGACAAGGGCTACGTGTGGCTGGCCATCTGCAGTCAGAACCAGCCGCCCTACGAGACCATCCCGCAGCACATCAACAGCACCGTGCACGACCTGCGGCTGAATGAGAACAAGCTGAAGGCCGTGCTCTACTCCTCCCTCAACCGCTTTGGGAACCTCACCGACCTGAACCTCACCAAGAACGAGATCTCCTACATCGAGGACGGCGCCTTCCTGGGCCAGTCGAGCCTGCAGGTGCTGCAGCTGGGCTACAACCGGCTGAGCAACCTGACGGAGGGCATGCTGCGCGGCATGGGGCGCCTGCAGTTCCTCTTCGTGCAGCACAACCTCATCGAGGTGGTCACGCCCGCCGCCTTCTCCGAGTGCCCGAGCCTCATCAGCATCGACCTGTCCTCCAACCGCCTCAGCCGCCTGGACGGCGCCACCTTCGCCAGCCTGGCCAGCCTGATGGTGTGCGAGCTGGCCGGCAACCCCTTCAACTGTGAGTGCGACCTCTTCGGCTTCCTGGCCTGGCTGGTGGTCTTCAACAACGTCACCAAGAACTACGACCGCCTCCAGTGCGAGTCGC CGGAGTTCGCCGGCTACCCGCTGCTGGTGCCCCGGCCCTACCACAGCCTCAACGCCATCACCGTCCTGCAGGCCAAGTGCCGCAACGGCTCGCTGCCCGCCCGGCCCGTGAGCCACCCCACGCCCTACTCCACCGACGCCCAGAGGGAGCCCGACGAGAACTCGGGCTTCAACCCCGACGAGATCCTCTCCGTGGAGCCGCCGGCCTCGTCCACCACCGACGCCTCGGCCGGGCCCGCCATCAAGCTGCACCACGTCACCTTCACCTCGGCCACCCTGGTGGTCATCATCCCGCACCCCTACAGCAAGATGTACGTCCTGGTCCAGTACAACAGCAGCTACTTCTCGGACGTGATGACGCTCAAGAACAAGAAGGAGATCGTGACGCTGGACAAGCTGCGGGCCCACACCGAGTACACCTTCTGCGTGACCTCGCTGCGGAACAGCCGCCGCTTCAACCACACCTGCCTGACCTTCACCACGCGCGACCCGGTGCCCGGGGACCTGGCGCCCagcacctccaccaccacccactACATCATGACCATCCTGGGCTGCCTGTTCGGCATGGTCATCGTGCTGGGCGCCGTCTACTACTGCCTGCGCAAGCGGCGCATGCAGGAGGAGAAGCAGAAGTCCGTCAACGTCAAGAAGACCATCCTGGAGATGCGCTATGGGGCCGACGTGGACGCAGGCTCCATTGTCCACGCCGCCCAGAAGCTGGGCGAGCCCCCCGTGCTGCCCGTGGCCCGCATGTCCTCCATCCCCTCCATGATCGGGGAGAAGCTGCCCGCCTCCAAGGGGCTGGAGGCCGGACTGGACACGCCCAAGGTGGCCACCAAAGGCAACTACATCGAGGTGCGCACGGGTGCAGCGGGGGATGGCCTGGCCAGGCCCGAGGATGACCTTCCGGACCTGGAAAATGGCCAAGGCTCGGCTGCTGAGATCTCCACCATCGCCAAGGAGGTGGACAAGGTCAACCAGATCATCAACAACTGCATCGATGCCCTCAAGCTGGACTCCGCCTCCTTCCTGGGGGGCGGCAGTGGTGGCGGGGACCCCGAGCTGGCCTTCGAGTGCCAGTCCCTCCCCGCGGCCGCCACCCCCTCCGCGGCCGCCGCGCCCGGGGCGCTGGAGCGGCCCAGCTTCCTCTCTCCCCCCTACAAGGAGAGCTCCCACCACCCGCTGCAGCGCCAGCTCAGCGCCGACGCCGCCGTCACCCGCAAGACCTGCAGCGTGTCCTCCAGCGGCTCCATCAAGAGCGCCAAGGTCTTCAGCCTGGACGTGCCCGACCACCCGGCCACCACGGGGCTGGCCAAGGGCGACTCCAAGTACATCGAGAAGGGCAGCCCGCTCAACAGCCCGCTGGACCGGCTCCCGCTGGTGCCCgcgggcggcgggggcggcgggggcggggcggtgCACCACCTGGAGGTGAAGCCCGCCTACCACTGCAGCGAGCACCGCCACAGCTTCCCCGCGCTCTACTACGAGGAGGGCGCCGACAGCCTGAGCCAGCGCGTGTCCTTCCTCAAGCCGCTGACCCGCGCCAAGCGCGACTCCACCTACTCCCAGCTCTCCCCCAGACACTACTACTCAGGGTACTCCTCCAGCCCCGAGTACTCCTCTGAGAGCACGCACAAGATCTGGGAGCGCTTCCGGCCCTACAAGAAGCACCACCGCGAGGAGGCCTACGTGGCCGCCGGCCACGCCCTGCGCAAGAAGGTCCAGTTCGCCAAGGACGAGGACCTGCACGACATCCTGGATTACTGGAAGGGGGTCTCGGCCCAGCAGAAGCTGTGA